DNA from Larimichthys crocea isolate SSNF chromosome XIII, L_crocea_2.0, whole genome shotgun sequence:
atgctgggaggagagagagagagagagacggtgagCAGCGTTGCTTCATTCCTGTGCGGCGATGGGCTGAGCCTGTGCCCCTTCTAGCAGCGCGTCTGTGTCCAGTTCTGGGTCACAGTGGCAAGACTGGGAGCAGTGAGGGGCAGTGTCCGGGATGGGGTTGCTGCTGGGCTCGCTGCTGGGCTCCAGCAAAGTGTCTGTGGGTGGCGGAGAGGGGGAGTCGGTCCCTGGGTCGGAGGTGGGGGCTCCTGCGGTGCCGCTGTGCGGATCGCTGAGATTCTGAACCTTCTTGTTGAGCTCGTTGCGTTCGACTTTTAGTGCCCGCCGCAGCTTCTCCAGCCGCTGGACTTTACCCTGAAGTGCCTCGAAGTCACGGTCCCGCACAGATTTCTGTAGACAAGACACACATGtaaatgtctttgtgtgcttttttttattacataaaacaaaatgctatataaaatatactacaCTGGTTTTATTCAGTGGAAAGATTTTTTACTTTACCTCCTCTGCCATCTCCAGAAGAGCCTTGTTGCTGCTCTCCCACCTGGACCGATACATGGCCGTCTCTTTCTCCAGCTTTTTGATCTTTTTAGTCATCTGTAATGCAAATGAAACAAGACGGTCACATCCAGCAGAAGGTAAACACAattcctccacttcctcctcttctctgtcgTACACCCTCGCAGTAACCTAGACACCtcaccttctccatctcctGTTTGAAGGTGGTGAAGACCTCGTTGCTCTTGGACAGAGTGGTCTGAAACTCTTCAAACTTCTCTGTGTACAGCGACAGCTGGAAAGCAACACAACGCAGGTTTAGTTATACAAAAAGACGCTTGTTGCGACAGTGTTTTTACGGTGAAGTCACAATCGAGTTATAAAAAGTGAAGATGATGGAGAACCTGCTGCTTGAGGTGAACTTCCTGCTGCTTCATCAGCTCACACATCCTTTGAGACTCCACCGCTTCTTTCAGCAACTGAGGAGACGAGAAATACACAGATAATTGTAGCATACATGtaagacataaacacacacttatactTTGAAGTTTGGAGTGCCTGTTAAATGTATAATTACaaattctttctctctgtcgtGGCGTTCCTCGGActccttcagcagctcctgaGCCTGGTGCAGCTTGGCATCCACCAGCTGTTGCTGCAGATCTTTGTGCTTCACCACTTTGTCTATGTGCTGGTGGGGGGTTTCACAAGGTCAGAGAAATACAAATGCCTGTTACACATCctgtaaaaatgttgtaaattgACACGATTGTGAGTGACGACCCTCCACTAGCAGTGAAATCaaactaaaacacaatacaatacGACTGGCTGTGTACCTCTTCTCGTAGTTTGTACTGTTCATAGAGCTTCTTCAGTTTCTCAGCCAGCTCTGTGTTCTCTTGTCGGAGACTGGCGTTCCTCTCGTTGTGCTGCTCCATCTGAGCCTGGATGTCGTTCAGTGTCACCTGGAAGTGGGACgtcacttccttccttttctcctcctccagacgTGTTCTTTGCATCCCTTCTTCCTGCGGTGGTAAAGAAGAGAAACGTGTTAATCTAACATATGGCAAAGGGACATTCACGTCGCGTCGCTTGCTTCAAAGCAACGCAGCAGTTAGGACTCTGTATTCATGATACCGGCGCCTGTTCTGTACCTTGAGCGTGCggttgtgtctctgcagctcccTGCAGAGGCTCTCCAGCTTGCTGCGAGCCAGGATGGCCTTGCTGTGTTCGTTTCTCAGGTTGTCTTTCTCCTGGACCAGCTGGTTCTGCTTCTTCTGCAGCACTCGCATCTGCTTCTGGGTGTTACGATGCTCTTCCAgctgccacaaacacacagctacatTTTGAGGCTGTCAAACTAagattacatttatatatatcgGTGGCTGATAATGAAATGCATGTATAGAGGTAGAAATATATTGACTTTTATATACTATTATATGTAACAAACTGCTTTGTTTTCTAATAATCTGTTGATGAAATGTAGTGTGTGATTATAGGATAGTTCAGCTGCTGTGTAAATAATAGTCTAGACCTCACCGCAGACCAATCTTCCCCCATCGGCTCTGACAGGCTGCCAAATCACACGTCTGAACAAATAGTCTGTCTTGTCTCGCACGCAGCAGAACATCGGAGATCATCACTACTGCGGtaaaatgcaacacaacacCCTGGCATGTACCGAGGTCACAGGACGGAGTTCTGCATTGCACCAGTCTGTGTCTGATCGCTGCATCACCTTCAGGTAAAATCTTTTGTTTGTCCACTGACCGGCTCTGTGTCCTAACTCAGAACTCTGTGATACGTCTGGAGAAGAATTTCTTAGACTTTTAACctgaatttgacatttttgggtCGGTGCGCACACCAGACACATTCATTTACATATCAGAGGCACTGAGCACATTTAGGTCACCCATATTActcatatttagaatatttacAAGTAGAGAATGCACATTGAATAAAACAGCATCCGGTGTATAAAGATATTGAACCATACAGTAATTATGTTCGTGATTCAGGGGTCATTTATGCATCCTTCAAACATTTGGCAGCATTGAATAAATGTTCTTGGggttgtttttctggtttcatTCTGACCCTGGCCTTCGCAGCGTAAGTCACCTTCATCAGAGGCACCAGGAAACTGTTACCTTCTCGACTTCCTGATAAAACATGTCAGCTCATATGTAAAGTCTGAGGTGCTCCTGGTGTGACTGTGACGGCTTGCCAAGCTGAGTGAATGAAATAAGAGAACCACAGTGATGTCTGTAACAGCTGAATTAGAGCAGAGGGCAAAGAGACCACTCTATAACCACATTAGAAATATTGAGTTTAGTCAATTTAAGAGGGATCAAGTGTAGTGGCAGatagggctgggcgatatatcaatatattttcAAACGCGATATAGCACAAGACCATATCATTTATATTGacatagtttattttgcattaCAATGACTATACATCTCTTCCCTTGAGCTGCaagtttacttttatttctcctctctctctgttcaggTCTCCCACTGCTTGTTGAGGTCATCACGTCAGAGTCtccaatatttcaaaataactaaaaaaagtCGCTAGATTTGTCACTAGTcgctttttgggaaaaaaaaaaagaaattgctagagggtctgaaaagtcGCAAATATAGCGACAAAGTCGCTAAGTTTCAACACTGGACCACTGATTAGTGTGTAAACAACCAAAGCAGCGGGGGTTagaggtggtgcacaggtcttgacccgtgtgtcagctgttgcagtgcattgtgggatctGTAGTATGTGTGGCGGGAGTGCGATTTAGCGGCGGGCCattaataatacacatatgaAATTAGTATCGCCATTCAGCTaaaaaaatatcgagatatgaCTTTTGGTCCATTTCCCACGGCCCTAGTATAGGCGTTAGAATACATGAAGATAGTTTCACATTTGTGGGAAACACTTACCAGCTCAGCATACTTCTTACAGAGGCCTGCGAGCTTTTCCTCTGGTGTGCTCAGTGTGTTCAGAGTCTGCATGAGGAGAGTGATCTCTTTGCCTGCATAAAAAAGGAACAGAGACAGGACACAATCAGAGTCAAAGTAAAACTAAACCTAACCTAACTAAAACTTGTGTTCCTTTTTGTTTAAAGCAGCATCTACAACTCCACAGTGTGATCGTGTCATCAAACAGTAAATGACTCTTTACCCAGGCCCTTTACTTTCTTCTTGTCCTgactcttcttctgctccttctccaCCCCGATGTTTGCTCCGTTGACTTTGCCCTCATCTGGCTTGTCGTCCTCCCTGGTCAGGCCGTTGAGCTCCAGGCTGTGTGACTGGCCATTGGGGAGGGTGCTGGCATCGTCTGAGATGCTTTCCCGACAGTAAGTGCTGAGGATGTCTTCCAGCTGCCGGCTCAGTTCCTCTGCCATGTCACACTGAGACAGCGCTGCCTCTGCGACTAGACACAGTGAAAggaaaacatgattaaaaagaaGGCAGGTTTTCATGAAGTCTTTGATACCATCTTTGATGTAGAAGGAGGACTGGATATAGGGCTCTGTTCATTCTTAtagaagctgctcagtggcgCATGAAGCAAAAAAGGTTTAATTACCGGGCATGAAATTATCCGGATCTTCTGCAGATGTTTCCGCTTTGTGTGGCACATAGGTAAAGTACACTAGACTACAGTCATTTTGCAGGGGGTTGTGATGCACAAAACGTATCCACCATTTCACAGCCGCTTCTTTCTCAATGTTAATTTATGGGGGAAAAGTCTGGAGCCAGTGAGCATCATGCACCAAACTACTTTTTGGCTACCATGTCAATTTGGCTTCACAGTCTGGTGCTCGATCTACCCGACTCGACGATGTCAGTCTTTGTCAATATTTGACCTCAGATTTGTCTGGGACATTAAATTCTTCCAGAACACGTGGACCAGCGCCAAAGAAAACACCCTGTGCCAGACCCTAGCACAGACCGACCTGGACTGGTTTGGACCAGAATCTTTATTGAGCTGTAAGTTTGAGAAtaagatggatgaatggataaaAACTTTACCGTCACTTCCTGCCTCATCACTTTGCGGAggcgtgtctgtctgtggtgtctgcGGCTCAGACTCTTTGGGGCTGTTGCTGTCCAAGCTGTCTTTCGCAGCTGCGGGCGACTCCATCTCTCCTGCTGCAGGTGG
Protein-coding regions in this window:
- the txlna gene encoding alpha-taxilin, which gives rise to MKKQDTEESVTQAIEDTPPAAGEMESPAAAKDSLDSNSPKESEPQTPQTDTPPQSDEAGSDVAEAALSQCDMAEELSRQLEDILSTYCRESISDDASTLPNGQSHSLELNGLTREDDKPDEGKVNGANIGVEKEQKKSQDKKKVKGLGKEITLLMQTLNTLSTPEEKLAGLCKKYAELLEEHRNTQKQMRVLQKKQNQLVQEKDNLRNEHSKAILARSKLESLCRELQRHNRTLKEEGMQRTRLEEEKRKEVTSHFQVTLNDIQAQMEQHNERNASLRQENTELAEKLKKLYEQYKLREEHIDKVVKHKDLQQQLVDAKLHQAQELLKESEERHDREKEFLLKEAVESQRMCELMKQQEVHLKQQLSLYTEKFEEFQTTLSKSNEVFTTFKQEMEKMTKKIKKLEKETAMYRSRWESSNKALLEMAEEKSVRDRDFEALQGKVQRLEKLRRALKVERNELNKKVQNLSDPHSGTAGAPTSDPGTDSPSPPPTDTLLEPSSEPSSNPIPDTAPHCSQSCHCDPELDTDALLEGAQAQPIAAQE